One Brassica napus cultivar Da-Ae chromosome C4, Da-Ae, whole genome shotgun sequence genomic region harbors:
- the LOC125586188 gene encoding uncharacterized protein LOC125586188 yields the protein MSMIQAFSLLKDVKPYKQGWRVQVKLLHSWRQKTNYGGDTLEMIFTDETGVKIHCSARKTLIKKPESKIRLGERRLIDTFTVSHARGQYRPTDHTYKMSIIEDTSIDQNVVGQVSSLRNIQTVQVAGNDKKKIEFRLMDIKGQNIACCLWGKYAEQLEEHLQQTNNPNMVCMIRFAKIGFYRGDVQITNAFDSSLICFDPDLPECLALKNNMPNDEFALALTDTKNDKRPIKDQIDDWNDVGIKSISEIIMATQDEDCKIICSIESIDTDWSWFIFVHVSRNRCNKRCLRIKSKEGGNLPTNEKPLFWCTSCRVNTPTVTPQFKLHLIVKDDTSTFKLMLLDSVAKVVVGCDAKDIWDGSYEEIEDPDILPQAITDLVGKSICFGLTLGSENVKNGSDIFLVSQVWSGDNILQIESNSEPITHVSSASSIMSGGEVSLTEKSEANSSEGSSTPFSKRKEKDQVDQTSTSKKLCTKVVKMEKIKDDELNV from the exons ATGTCTATGATCCAAGCATTTTCGTTACTAAAAGACGTCAAGCCCTACAAACAGGGCTGGCGAGTCCAAGTTAAGTTGCTTCACTCCTGGAGGCAGAAAACCAATTATGGAGGAGATACCCTTGAGATGATATTCACAGATGAAACT GGTGTTAAGATACACTGCTCGGCCAGGAAGACTCTCATAAAAAAACCAGAGAGTAAAATACGGCTTGGTGAACGGCGACTCATAGACACATTTACAGTGTCTCACGCAAGAGGACAGTACCGTCCCACAGACCATACTTACAAAATGTCTATCATCGAAGACACCTCTATAGACCAAA ATGTAGTTGGTCAAGTATCCAGTCTTCGTAACATCCAAACTGTCCAAGTTGCTGGGaatgataagaaaaaaattgaatttcgCTTAATGGACATCAA GGGTCAAAACATTGCATGTTGTTTGTGGGGTAAATATGCAGAACAACttgaagagcatctccaacaaaCAAATAATCCTAATATGGTGTGCATGATCCGCTTTGCTAAAATTGGGTTTTACAGAG GAGATGTGCAGATAACCAATGCTTTTGATTCATCCCTGATTTGTTTCGATCCTGACTTACCTGAATGTCTGGCTTTAAAAAACAA TATGCCAAATGATGAGTTTGCTCTTGCTCTAACTGATACAAAGAATGATAAGCGTCCGATCAAGGATCAAATTGATGATTGGAATGATGTGGGTATTAAATCTATCTCTGAAATCATCATGGCAACTCAg GATGAGGATTGCAAAATAATTTGCTCAATCGAATCTATTGATACGGATTGGAGCtggtttatttttgttcatgTTAGCCGGAACAGGTGTAACAAACGTTGCCTTCGAATCAAATCAAAGGAAGGTGGTAATTTGCCTACAAATGAGAAACCATTATTCTGGTGCACATCATGTCGTGTTAATACACCCACCGTAACCCCACA ATTCAAATTGCATCTGATTGTCAAGGATGACACAAGTACTTTCAAACTGATGCTTCTTGATTCTGTTGCTAAAGTCGTTGTGGGCTGCGATGCTAAAGATATTTGGGATGGTTCCTATGAAGAG atTGAAGATCCAGATATTTTGCCTCAAGCTATAACAGATTTGGTTggaaaatctatttgttttgGTCTTACTCTTGGCtctgaaaatgttaaaaatggaTCAGACATCTTTCTGGTTTCACAAGTATGGTCTGGTGATAATATTCTCCAAATCGAGTCCAACTCTGAGCCTATTACTCATGTTAGCTCTGCTTCATCAATAATGTCCGGTGGAGag GTTTCTTTAACAGAAAAAAGTGAAGCAAATTCATCAGAAGGTTCTTCAACCCCATTTTCAAAGCGTAAGGAAAAAGATCAAGTTGACCAGACTTCAACTTCCAAAAAACTTTGCACCAAGGTGGTGAAGATGGAGAAGATTAAAGATGACGAGCTGaatgtttag